A single Gopherus evgoodei ecotype Sinaloan lineage unplaced genomic scaffold, rGopEvg1_v1.p scaffold_53_arrow_ctg1, whole genome shotgun sequence DNA region contains:
- the LOC115643254 gene encoding olfactory receptor 1009-like, protein MENQTTLTEFILRGLYSDPQMQIFLFLVFLVIYLIILGGNIVIMVVIRADSHLHTPMYFFLFHLSFVDICYSSVTVPNALRNFLAAHKTISVNGCIVQMFFILFSAGAEALILSAMAYDRYAAICDPLHYMERMSKGICVLLVSGAWTIGFFYALLNTIFTSKLCFCGPNEINHFSCELPPLLQLACTDTLTNQVVLLTSFVTFASSTFLLNLISYIHIISTLLRIRSAEGRHKAFSTCSSHLIVVGLLYLTGSLQYTKPSSVSSEVLDEIFSIQYSVLTPMLNPIIYSLKNKEVKTALRKMLGKLKFLK, encoded by the coding sequence ATGGAAAATCAAACCACATTGACCGAATTTATTCTCCGGGGACTTTACAGTGACCCTcagatgcagattttcctcttcttggtgtttttagttatttacctAATCATTCTGGGTGGTAACATAGTGATCATGGTGGTGATAAGAGCTGATTCTCACCTTCACACCCCTATGTACTTCTTCctcttccatttatcctttgttgatatCTGCTATTCCTCAGTCACTGTGCCTAACGCGCTGAGGAACTTCCTAGCAGCGCACAAAACTATTTCTGTCAATGGCTGCATTGTCCAGATGTTTTTCATCCTCTTCTCAGCTGGTGCTGAAGCTCTCATTCTCTCAGCCATGGCTTATGACCGCTATGctgccatctgtgacccattgcatTACATGGAGAGAATGAGCAAAGGGATCTGTGTTCTGTTGGTGAGTGGGGCATGGACAATAGGCTTCTTCTATGCCTTGCTTAATACTATTTTTACCTCCAAGTTGTGTTTCTGTGGGCCCAATGAAATCAACcatttcagctgtgagctccCTCCTCTGTTACAACTGGCCTGCACTGACACCCTCACCAATCAAGTGGTGCTTCTTACTTCTTTTGTGACATTTGCCTCAAGTACCTTCCTCCTCAACCTGATCTCCTACATTCACATCATCTCCACCCTCCTTAGGATACGCTCTGCAGAGGgcaggcataaagccttctccacctgcagctcccaccttatTGTAGTTGGCTTGTTGTACCTGACAGGTTCTCTCCAGTATACAAAGCCAAGCTCAGTCTCTTCTGAAGTGCTGGATGAAATATTCTCCATCCAGTACAGTGTCTTgacccccatgttaaaccccataatctacagcctgaaaaacaaggaggtgaaaACAGCTCTAAGGAAAATGTTGGGAAAATTAAAGTTTCTCAAgtaa